From one Paenibacillus terrae HPL-003 genomic stretch:
- the hemG gene encoding protoporphyrinogen oxidase gives MEQKLRNIVIVGGGLTGLSTAFYTRKMYKEAGYTPRITLVEKAPVLGGKIETLHKDGFVIEKGPDSFLARKTAMIDLAKELELDHELVSTNPEAKKTYILHEGQLHPMPPGLVLGIPTELKPFLRSGLISLGGKLRAMMDFVIQPRRVSGDEALGDFIERRLGKEVLENITEPLLAGIYAANMKTLSLQATFPQFAEVEQQYGSLIHGMMTGRKPAETHTGTKKSVFLTFRQGLQSLVHALLDDLRDCDLRRGVAVTEFTKTADGEGSVYHVVLDNGETLEADDLFITTPNFAAAPLLRGHVNVAALEAVNYVSVANVVMAFNKKDIENVFDGSGFLVPRKEGRSVTACTWTSAKWLHTSPDDKVLLRCYVGRAGAEETVELPDDELTALVRKDLQDMMGITATPLFTEITRLRHSMPQYPVGHPQAIADLREELRTTMPGVYVLGAGYDAIGLPDCIRQAKEWASVAVQAAEREAVEVQV, from the coding sequence ATGGAGCAAAAATTACGCAACATTGTGATTGTAGGCGGAGGATTGACCGGACTAAGCACAGCTTTTTATACACGTAAAATGTACAAAGAAGCAGGTTACACACCGCGGATTACGCTGGTGGAGAAGGCCCCGGTGCTGGGCGGTAAAATCGAAACGTTGCATAAAGACGGGTTTGTGATTGAAAAAGGGCCGGATTCCTTTCTGGCCCGTAAAACGGCTATGATCGACCTGGCGAAAGAGCTGGAGCTGGATCATGAGCTGGTAAGCACGAATCCTGAGGCGAAAAAAACATACATTTTGCATGAAGGTCAGCTTCATCCGATGCCTCCCGGTCTGGTACTGGGGATTCCGACGGAGCTGAAACCGTTTCTGCGCAGCGGATTGATCTCGTTGGGCGGCAAGCTGCGGGCCATGATGGATTTTGTTATTCAGCCCCGTCGCGTATCGGGTGATGAAGCCTTGGGAGATTTTATTGAACGCCGACTGGGCAAAGAAGTGCTGGAAAATATAACCGAGCCACTGCTGGCTGGCATATATGCTGCCAATATGAAGACGCTGAGTTTGCAAGCGACCTTCCCGCAATTTGCTGAAGTAGAGCAGCAATACGGGAGCCTCATTCACGGGATGATGACCGGAAGAAAACCGGCAGAGACGCATACAGGTACGAAAAAAAGTGTCTTTTTGACCTTCCGCCAAGGGCTGCAAAGTTTGGTTCATGCGTTACTGGATGACTTGCGTGACTGTGATTTGCGCAGAGGCGTTGCTGTTACAGAATTCACAAAGACAGCAGACGGTGAAGGAAGCGTCTACCATGTTGTACTGGATAATGGTGAGACGTTGGAGGCGGACGATCTATTTATCACAACTCCGAATTTTGCCGCTGCGCCGCTGTTGCGGGGACATGTGAATGTGGCGGCACTGGAAGCCGTTAATTATGTATCCGTGGCAAATGTGGTCATGGCCTTTAATAAAAAAGACATCGAGAATGTCTTTGATGGTTCCGGTTTTCTGGTTCCGCGTAAAGAGGGGCGCAGTGTGACGGCATGTACGTGGACGTCTGCCAAGTGGCTGCATACCAGTCCGGATGATAAGGTACTACTGCGCTGTTATGTGGGGCGTGCCGGAGCCGAAGAAACGGTAGAGCTACCCGATGATGAACTGACTGCGCTGGTGCGTAAGGATTTGCAGGACATGATGGGCATTACGGCGACTCCGCTATTTACGGAAATTACCCGTCTTCGCCACTCCATGCCGCAATACCCGGTAGGACACCCGCAGGCTATCGCCGATCTGCGGGAAGAACTGCGCACAACGATGCCGGGAGTATATGTTTTGGGTGCAGGCTATGATGCCATCGGCTTGCCGGATTGTATCCGTCAGGCCAAGGAATGGGCCTCTGTCGCCGTCCAAGCTGCGGAACGGGAAGCAGTCGAGGTACAGGTATAA
- the hemH gene encoding ferrochelatase yields MKTKVGVLVMSYGTPESLDQVEAYYTHIRRGNPPSPEQLKELKDRYEAIVGGVFPLRQNTDRQVKNLQETLNRENRNPDIEFVCYQGLKHAKPFIEDGVEAMVQDGIHTAVGVVLAPHYSVMSVGTYIKRAQVKAQELDLAISFVESYHLHPKLIKTLTERVNAKLALFEEVGANRDEVRVLFSAHSLPERILAMGDPYVEQLMATSQAIAEKAGITNWQFTWQSAGRTAEPWLGPDILDTMHSLNEEQIEYVLAAPVGFVSDHLEVLYDLDIEAQALAKELDMRFQRIDSLNSDPLYMETLSDVIIDQWKKG; encoded by the coding sequence ATGAAAACCAAAGTGGGTGTACTGGTTATGTCCTACGGGACACCGGAAAGTTTGGATCAGGTGGAAGCCTATTATACGCATATTCGTCGTGGTAACCCTCCTTCCCCGGAGCAATTGAAAGAATTAAAGGACCGTTATGAAGCCATTGTGGGCGGCGTATTTCCGCTACGTCAGAATACGGACCGTCAGGTTAAAAATCTGCAAGAAACCTTAAATCGGGAAAATCGTAACCCAGATATTGAATTTGTCTGTTATCAGGGACTCAAACATGCCAAGCCGTTCATCGAGGATGGCGTGGAGGCTATGGTGCAAGATGGTATCCATACAGCGGTGGGTGTCGTGCTGGCCCCGCATTATTCCGTGATGAGTGTAGGCACTTATATTAAACGCGCACAGGTCAAGGCACAGGAGCTGGATTTGGCTATATCGTTTGTGGAAAGCTATCATCTTCATCCAAAGCTGATTAAGACGTTAACCGAACGTGTGAATGCAAAACTGGCGCTTTTCGAAGAGGTAGGGGCGAATCGGGACGAGGTACGTGTATTGTTCAGTGCGCACAGCTTGCCTGAGCGGATTTTGGCGATGGGTGACCCTTATGTAGAACAATTGATGGCTACTTCGCAAGCAATTGCGGAGAAGGCAGGAATCACCAACTGGCAGTTTACGTGGCAGAGTGCAGGCCGTACAGCAGAGCCTTGGCTTGGTCCTGACATCCTGGATACCATGCATAGTCTCAATGAAGAGCAGATTGAATATGTGCTGGCTGCGCCAGTCGGTTTCGTTTCCGATCATCTAGAAGTACTGTACGACCTGGATATTGAGGCACAGGCTTTGGCGAAGGAACTGGATATGCGTTTCCAGCGGATTGATTCGCTTAACAGTGATCCATTGTACATGGAGACGCTTAGCGATGTCATCATAGACCAATGGAAAAAGGGATGA
- a CDS encoding glycerophosphodiester phosphodiesterase: MDHLCVAHRGFSGIAPENTLAAFKFAIDQPFVHWIELDVQLSKDGVPVVIHDFTLERTTTGIGRVKDTDWKELRLLDAGGWKSAKYQGERIPTLGQVLDLCRGRISLNIELKTAGDMYPGLEKAVLREIVARDMENEVVLTSFERSALRRAKELAPGIRTGLIMDARPDDLAKQLEGLQCSFLSMGYPRLDRKLMKDLTGRGITVMAWTVDDRSIMRRLASLHPELMICTNWPNRWEQVFLHSKHRMWHYIRNLFIK; encoded by the coding sequence ATGGATCATTTGTGCGTAGCTCACCGTGGTTTTTCGGGAATTGCTCCCGAGAACACGTTGGCGGCCTTTAAGTTTGCGATAGATCAGCCGTTTGTGCACTGGATTGAGCTGGATGTACAACTGTCGAAGGACGGCGTTCCGGTGGTCATTCATGATTTCACGCTGGAGCGCACGACTACTGGCATAGGTCGAGTGAAGGATACGGACTGGAAAGAGCTGAGACTTTTGGATGCTGGTGGCTGGAAAAGCGCGAAATATCAAGGAGAAAGGATTCCTACTCTCGGACAAGTGCTGGATCTGTGTCGTGGCCGCATATCGCTCAATATTGAGCTAAAAACCGCAGGGGATATGTATCCGGGGCTGGAGAAGGCCGTACTCCGTGAAATTGTGGCACGGGATATGGAGAATGAAGTGGTATTGACCTCTTTTGAGCGTTCCGCTTTACGTCGGGCCAAAGAGCTGGCTCCAGGTATCCGTACCGGGCTGATTATGGATGCTCGTCCGGATGATCTGGCAAAGCAGTTGGAAGGGCTGCAATGCTCTTTTCTATCCATGGGCTACCCGCGTTTGGATCGAAAGCTGATGAAAGACTTGACCGGACGAGGTATCACAGTCATGGCGTGGACGGTGGATGACCGTAGCATTATGCGAAGATTGGCCTCGTTGCATCCTGAATTGATGATTTGTACCAATTGGCCGAATCGCTGGGAGCAGGTTTTTTTGCATTCCAAGCACCGGATGTGGCACTATATACGTAATCTATTTATTAAATAA
- a CDS encoding LysR family transcriptional regulator: MKLLERTKRQVRLTSAGAIFLEEFKNMVSQLEKSIKMTQLASQGKFGHLSIAFVDPASGSLMVNALIPGAFSRREAYVDVQFFRSIAANSLSAC, from the coding sequence GTGAAACTTTTGGAACGAACCAAAAGACAAGTTCGACTTACGTCCGCAGGAGCCATCTTTTTAGAAGAATTCAAAAATATGGTTTCTCAATTGGAAAAATCCATTAAGATGACACAGCTTGCAAGTCAGGGGAAATTCGGACATTTATCCATCGCTTTTGTTGATCCGGCATCTGGCAGTCTGATGGTTAACGCCTTAATTCCGGGAGCGTTTTCCAGACGTGAAGCTTACGTTGATGTTCAGTTTTTTAGATCCATAGCTGCGAATTCCCTTTCTGCATGCTGA
- a CDS encoding fumarylacetoacetate hydrolase family protein: protein MNVEIRNVYCVGRNYKLHAEELGNEVPAEPMIFLKPSHAVVPLDGAILELPKDQGDIHYETELVVAVGRNYEPGMSAETILNAFAFGIDFTLRDVQNVLKKKGHPWTAAKGFKFSAPVTPFLPLEKLDMLEQQDFSLLKNGQEVQRGHIKDMIFSIEHIIDYIATHYGLGEGDIIFTGTPAGVGPTSSGDCFELFWGTDHQGSCTIG, encoded by the coding sequence ATGAACGTGGAAATTCGTAATGTCTACTGTGTCGGGCGCAATTATAAGCTGCATGCCGAGGAACTGGGAAATGAGGTTCCTGCAGAACCGATGATTTTTTTAAAGCCTTCCCATGCGGTAGTACCGCTGGATGGAGCAATACTGGAGCTTCCTAAAGATCAAGGAGACATTCATTATGAGACAGAGCTGGTTGTGGCGGTAGGTCGTAATTATGAACCGGGTATGTCTGCGGAAACGATTCTGAATGCATTTGCCTTTGGTATTGATTTTACCCTGCGTGATGTACAAAACGTTCTCAAGAAAAAGGGTCACCCATGGACGGCGGCTAAGGGCTTCAAATTTTCTGCTCCCGTTACACCGTTCTTGCCTTTAGAGAAACTGGACATGCTGGAGCAGCAGGATTTTTCATTGCTCAAAAATGGACAGGAAGTACAGCGTGGCCATATCAAGGATATGATTTTTTCCATCGAGCATATCATTGATTACATAGCGACCCATTATGGACTGGGTGAGGGCGATATTATTTTTACAGGCACTCCGGCAGGTGTAGGGCCTACATCAAGCGGAGATTGCTTCGAGCTATTTTGGGGAACTGACCATCAAGGAAGCTGCACAATCGGTTAA
- a CDS encoding DUF92 domain-containing protein, whose translation MDWIIGLLGAAVVAGAAFYKKSLTLSGFVAAVLMGTVYYGAGDLFWFGTLLLFFITSTLLSRFKKERKAELEKSYAKTGNRDAGQVWANGGLGMLLCLGYAIWPHVAWQLAFVGVMATVTSDTWATEFGSLSRKPPRSILNGKVLAPGTSGGVSVLGTAAALAGGVLIGIGAWAFGYAIGMPGLPLWLWALIGGISGSAGAFADSYLGATVQMMRSCTVCGREVEVDSHCGQPTVYVRGWRWMSNDRVNSISSIFGGLVALAGILFIL comes from the coding sequence ATGGATTGGATCATCGGATTGCTTGGCGCTGCTGTAGTGGCGGGAGCTGCTTTTTATAAAAAATCCTTAACCTTATCGGGCTTTGTGGCGGCTGTGCTGATGGGAACCGTGTATTATGGTGCAGGTGACCTGTTTTGGTTCGGGACCTTGCTCCTGTTCTTTATTACATCGACCTTGCTGTCGAGGTTCAAAAAGGAGCGCAAGGCAGAGCTTGAAAAATCGTATGCCAAAACCGGAAATCGGGATGCTGGTCAGGTATGGGCCAACGGGGGATTAGGTATGCTGTTATGCCTGGGTTATGCGATCTGGCCTCATGTTGCCTGGCAGTTGGCTTTTGTTGGCGTCATGGCTACAGTCACGTCGGATACGTGGGCAACGGAATTTGGCAGCCTGAGCCGCAAGCCGCCGCGCTCGATACTGAATGGCAAGGTGCTGGCACCCGGAACCTCGGGAGGTGTATCTGTTCTGGGGACAGCTGCGGCCTTGGCTGGAGGAGTGCTGATTGGAATAGGCGCATGGGCTTTTGGATACGCCATAGGAATGCCAGGCTTGCCGCTATGGCTGTGGGCACTGATCGGGGGGATATCTGGTAGTGCCGGGGCCTTTGCCGATTCCTATCTTGGTGCTACGGTGCAAATGATGCGTTCCTGCACGGTTTGCGGCCGGGAAGTAGAGGTAGACTCGCACTGTGGACAACCGACGGTCTATGTGCGGGGCTGGCGTTGGATGAGCAATGATAGAGTGAATAGCATCAGCTCGATTTTCGGGGGGCTGGTCGCTCTGGCAGGAATTTTGTTTATACTCTAG
- a CDS encoding ABC-F family ATP-binding cassette domain-containing protein: protein MNIMTIEHITKSYGEKMLFEDASFGMDERDKIGVVGVNGTGKSTFLRVISGLEPPDDGNIAVNNDVRIQYLAQNPEFDPEVKVLQHIFHGNQPEMKAVREYTETMEMLELNPGSEELQNRLLRASQQMDTLQAWQLESEAKNVLTRLGITQFEARMGVLSGGQRKRVALAAALIQPCELLILDEPTNHIDNESVEWLEQYLQKRRGALLMITHDRYFLDRVANVMLELDHGRLFRYEANYTRFLELKAEREEREASSEQKRQNLLRNELAWIRRGAKARSTKQKARIDRFEQLKDQQPEARSGSVDMSVASTRLGKKILELEHLSKSVDSRKLIQDLSYIAVPGDRVGIVGPNGSGKSTLLQMIAQRVEPDSGSVVLGPTVKLGYFTQEHQEMNESLRVIEYIKEEAEVIRTADGSAITAAQMLERFLFAPSSQWTVISRLSGGEKRRLYLLRVLMSAPNVLLLDEPTNDLDIQTLTVLEDYLDEFPGVVFIVSHDRYFLDRTVDKVLAFEGEGQVRVHVGDYSEYAEWISKNAQSTSNPPVSAGTSSAQSSTSKSADASDSVKETTKTRLKFTFKEQREYEQIDELIEQAEEKLASIQRQMEESFNDSVRLQELMAEQTKAEQHLEHQMERWTYLNELAEQIEQSKS from the coding sequence ATGAATATTATGACCATTGAACATATAACGAAAAGCTATGGCGAAAAAATGCTGTTTGAGGATGCCTCCTTTGGCATGGATGAACGTGACAAAATAGGGGTGGTCGGTGTGAACGGCACCGGAAAATCCACGTTTTTACGTGTGATTTCCGGCTTGGAGCCACCGGATGATGGTAATATTGCGGTCAACAACGATGTACGTATTCAATATTTGGCGCAAAATCCGGAGTTTGACCCCGAGGTGAAGGTACTCCAGCACATTTTCCATGGCAACCAGCCTGAAATGAAGGCGGTGCGCGAATATACGGAAACGATGGAGATGCTGGAGCTGAATCCGGGCAGCGAGGAGCTTCAAAACCGCCTGTTGCGGGCAAGCCAGCAGATGGATACGCTCCAGGCATGGCAGCTGGAGAGTGAGGCCAAAAACGTGTTGACCCGGCTGGGTATCACACAGTTTGAAGCACGCATGGGCGTGCTCTCAGGCGGACAGCGCAAGCGGGTTGCTTTGGCGGCAGCTTTGATCCAGCCCTGTGAGCTGCTCATTCTGGACGAGCCTACCAACCATATTGATAATGAGTCGGTGGAATGGCTGGAGCAGTATTTGCAGAAAAGACGCGGCGCGTTGCTGATGATTACGCATGATCGCTATTTTCTGGATAGAGTGGCGAATGTCATGCTGGAGCTGGATCATGGTCGACTTTTCCGCTATGAGGCCAACTATACCCGTTTTTTGGAGCTAAAGGCGGAACGCGAAGAACGGGAAGCGTCTTCGGAGCAGAAACGGCAAAACCTGTTGCGCAATGAACTAGCCTGGATTCGCCGGGGGGCAAAAGCCCGTTCGACCAAGCAGAAAGCGCGGATTGACCGATTTGAGCAGCTTAAGGATCAACAGCCGGAAGCCCGTTCCGGGTCTGTAGACATGTCGGTAGCCTCCACACGTCTGGGTAAAAAAATACTGGAGCTGGAGCATCTGTCCAAATCGGTAGATTCCCGCAAGCTGATACAGGATTTGAGTTATATCGCTGTGCCTGGTGACCGGGTCGGGATTGTGGGTCCCAACGGTAGCGGAAAATCGACCCTGCTCCAAATGATTGCACAGCGCGTAGAACCAGACTCAGGCAGCGTGGTACTGGGACCGACCGTGAAGCTCGGTTATTTTACCCAGGAACATCAGGAAATGAACGAATCGCTGCGGGTCATCGAGTATATTAAGGAAGAAGCAGAAGTCATCCGGACAGCAGATGGCTCGGCTATTACAGCCGCACAAATGCTGGAGCGGTTTCTGTTTGCGCCAAGCTCGCAATGGACGGTTATTTCCCGGTTATCAGGGGGCGAGAAACGGCGCTTGTACCTGCTGCGTGTGCTGATGTCCGCACCGAATGTACTGTTACTGGATGAACCAACGAATGATTTGGATATTCAGACTCTAACCGTGCTGGAAGACTATCTGGATGAATTTCCGGGTGTTGTTTTTATCGTTTCTCATGACCGGTATTTCTTGGACCGGACAGTAGACAAGGTACTGGCATTCGAAGGAGAAGGACAGGTACGAGTGCATGTGGGCGATTACAGCGAGTATGCAGAATGGATCAGTAAAAATGCTCAATCCACTTCGAATCCGCCTGTCTCAGCGGGTACTTCTTCTGCTCAGTCTTCCACGTCTAAGTCTGCGGATGCTTCGGATTCAGTCAAGGAGACAACCAAAACCAGGCTTAAATTCACCTTTAAGGAACAGCGGGAATATGAGCAAATTGACGAATTGATCGAACAGGCTGAAGAGAAGTTGGCTAGCATCCAGCGACAGATGGAAGAGTCTTTCAATGATTCCGTACGACTACAGGAGCTTATGGCTGAGCAAACAAAGGCCGAACAGCATTTGGAGCATCAAATGGAGCGCTGGACCTATCTGAACGAGCTGGCCGAGCAAATTGAACAAAGCAAATCTTAA
- a CDS encoding CapA family protein produces MYSPRSQKNEGRKKARKRKIGKAWIITNLVLLLMIVGLFGYYYIFEHGKSSSLAENAGLLQQENKAKTDSAGGGQSSSPVRENVTAVSHEQMDDSSNGGEQADDDKTEPSSDTATDTDSRPATTSDTNVAEGNSLVSGVSSENAGQSPDSSSNRDASDNGNSTDPNESVQGKNGTPDGTASPTVTLHFVGDVQFSGKVEQRLEKNGFDFPYQYLGNLFRKDDLTIANLETPVTTGGVGALNKTYVYKSSPKALTALAAAGIDAVNLANNHILDQGTDGLLDTMKYLKENDIAYTGAGRNAKEAYAPHYFERKGIKIALLGATRVIPEANWNAGAQQPGVAGAYDSTAIVKSIREARKQADLVIVIAHWGKERATVLEPHQTELSHAFIDAGADLVIGGHPHVLQGMEQYKGKWIAYSTGNFIFSKSTLPATWDTAIFQATCTRTGACSMKLTPYRAELGQPVPLKDAEASKILQGVAAMSPANVSVGADGTVTAR; encoded by the coding sequence ATGTACTCTCCCAGATCACAGAAAAATGAAGGTCGAAAGAAAGCAAGGAAGCGAAAAATAGGCAAGGCTTGGATCATCACGAATCTTGTCCTGCTGCTTATGATCGTAGGTCTTTTTGGATATTATTACATATTTGAACACGGGAAGAGTAGCTCTCTTGCGGAAAACGCCGGGCTATTGCAACAGGAGAACAAGGCCAAAACGGATTCTGCAGGTGGAGGACAGTCTTCTAGCCCGGTAAGAGAGAACGTTACAGCCGTTTCACATGAACAAATGGACGATAGCTCCAATGGAGGCGAGCAAGCTGATGACGATAAAACGGAGCCATCTTCTGATACTGCTACAGATACAGACAGCCGCCCCGCGACAACGTCTGACACAAATGTTGCCGAAGGCAACTCGCTAGTATCAGGAGTATCTTCAGAGAACGCCGGGCAATCACCGGACAGCTCTTCAAATAGGGATGCATCGGACAATGGGAATTCTACTGACCCCAACGAATCGGTGCAGGGAAAGAACGGGACACCGGATGGAACAGCTTCACCGACAGTCACGCTCCATTTTGTAGGGGATGTGCAGTTTTCTGGTAAGGTTGAGCAGCGGTTGGAAAAGAACGGATTTGATTTTCCATACCAATATCTCGGAAATCTGTTTCGCAAGGACGATCTAACGATAGCCAATCTGGAAACGCCGGTTACAACCGGGGGCGTGGGTGCGCTGAATAAAACGTATGTGTATAAGTCTTCTCCTAAGGCGTTGACTGCGCTGGCTGCGGCAGGAATAGACGCTGTAAATTTGGCCAACAATCATATTTTGGATCAGGGCACAGACGGATTACTGGATACGATGAAATATTTGAAAGAAAATGATATAGCGTATACCGGGGCTGGGCGCAATGCAAAAGAAGCGTATGCTCCGCACTATTTTGAACGTAAAGGTATTAAAATTGCGTTGTTGGGGGCTACACGGGTTATACCCGAGGCCAACTGGAATGCAGGTGCCCAACAGCCTGGTGTTGCAGGAGCCTACGATTCGACCGCGATCGTGAAGTCGATTCGCGAAGCGCGCAAGCAGGCTGATTTGGTCATTGTCATTGCGCATTGGGGCAAGGAGCGCGCTACTGTACTGGAGCCTCATCAAACCGAGCTATCGCACGCTTTTATTGATGCAGGGGCAGATCTCGTAATCGGAGGTCACCCGCACGTACTACAGGGGATGGAGCAGTATAAAGGCAAATGGATTGCATACAGCACAGGCAATTTTATTTTTTCTAAATCCACATTACCAGCCACCTGGGATACAGCGATATTTCAGGCAACCTGTACCCGGACTGGGGCTTGTAGCATGAAGCTGACTCCTTACCGGGCGGAGCTGGGTCAACCGGTCCCATTGAAGGATGCGGAAGCCAGCAAAATTTTGCAAGGAGTAGCGGCGATGTCACCGGCTAATGTTTCTGTGGGCGCTGATGGTACAGTAACCGCTCGATAG
- a CDS encoding MFS transporter produces the protein MKTWETWKVNLIVLWFGQFLVNAGITMITPFLALYLAQDLHVKGEHDIGLWAGIIFAANFLTSFMFQPLWGKLADRYGRKVMLLRSGFGMALVIGCMGLVTHPWQLLALRLLNGTISGFNPASISLVSGTTPKERTGFAMGIMQSGQMAGTILGPLLGGFLADWVGFRPIFYITGALIFVASLIAMFLVKEDFSKAEAARTPQISVLAGLKELSHTPQLPALFTVTFLLQFAMISTVSLLPLYVQKLYGSAEGIALIAGFVTAITGVSNMVAAPLLGRLSDKIGAHRILTLALLGTALMLIPQAFVNQVWQLVTIRFFMGVFMGGLLPSVNALIRTYTPEGMESRAFGFNTSSLSLGNMLGAVIGGVLSGFIGIEGLFIMSGVLLIINIFWVRMKLYDRKPAPDFR, from the coding sequence TTGAAAACATGGGAGACGTGGAAAGTCAATCTCATTGTGCTTTGGTTCGGTCAGTTTCTGGTCAATGCGGGTATTACGATGATTACTCCATTCCTCGCCCTCTATCTGGCTCAAGACCTTCATGTGAAGGGAGAGCATGATATCGGTCTGTGGGCCGGAATTATTTTTGCCGCAAACTTTTTGACTTCATTTATGTTCCAGCCTCTATGGGGCAAGCTGGCTGACCGATATGGGCGCAAAGTAATGCTGCTCCGCTCGGGCTTCGGTATGGCTCTGGTGATCGGCTGCATGGGTTTGGTCACCCATCCGTGGCAACTGTTAGCGCTTCGTCTGCTGAACGGTACGATTTCGGGCTTCAATCCGGCTTCGATTTCTCTGGTTTCGGGTACTACACCCAAGGAACGGACCGGTTTCGCTATGGGGATTATGCAATCCGGTCAGATGGCGGGTACGATTCTCGGCCCTCTGCTGGGCGGATTTTTGGCTGATTGGGTTGGATTCAGACCGATCTTTTACATTACAGGCGCTCTTATTTTTGTAGCCTCTCTCATCGCAATGTTTCTGGTTAAGGAAGATTTCAGCAAAGCCGAAGCTGCACGCACTCCGCAAATTTCGGTTCTTGCCGGATTAAAGGAGCTAAGCCATACGCCCCAGCTTCCGGCTTTGTTTACCGTAACGTTCCTGCTCCAGTTTGCCATGATCAGTACTGTATCTTTGTTGCCGTTATATGTGCAAAAGCTGTATGGGTCGGCAGAAGGAATTGCGCTCATTGCCGGCTTTGTTACAGCCATTACCGGCGTATCCAATATGGTCGCTGCGCCGCTGCTTGGAAGATTGAGTGACAAGATCGGAGCACACCGCATTTTGACCCTCGCTCTGCTCGGAACCGCGCTTATGCTCATTCCACAGGCTTTTGTCAATCAGGTGTGGCAGCTCGTCACGATTCGTTTTTTCATGGGTGTTTTTATGGGCGGTCTGCTGCCGAGCGTTAACGCGCTGATTCGCACGTATACACCGGAAGGCATGGAAAGCCGTGCGTTCGGCTTCAATACCAGCTCGCTGTCGCTCGGAAATATGCTCGGTGCTGTCATTGGCGGAGTGCTGTCCGGGTTTATCGGCATCGAAGGACTGTTCATCATGTCAGGTGTCCTGCTGATCATCAACATATTCTGGGTACGTATGAAGCTCTACGATCGTAAGCCTGCACCTGATTTTAGGTAA
- the hemE gene encoding uroporphyrinogen decarboxylase produces the protein MTYNDTFIRACRKQAVDHIPVWYMRQAGRYDPEYRKIKEKYTLLEICRQPELAAEVTLMPVRKLGVDAAILYSDIMNPVASLGVDFDIVKNIGPVIDNPIRTAADVDKLRPIDVERDLGHILETIRILDRELEVPLITFAGAPFTIASYLIEGRPSKGYIRTKAMMYGEPELWRRLMDKLGDMVITYMRAHIANGGKAFQLFDSWVGALAPHDFQTFVLPTITRIFHELSDLDVPKIYFPGVSSGELLPLLGGVKADVIGLDWRVSIPEGRRRLGNAFGVQGNLDPYVLTAPIDVIKQYAKTIVDEGILEPGYIFNLGHGLFPEASLDKLRELTEYVHEYSRSVLTKK, from the coding sequence ATGACCTACAACGATACCTTTATCCGCGCCTGCCGCAAGCAGGCTGTGGATCATATTCCCGTATGGTACATGCGGCAGGCCGGAAGGTATGATCCTGAATATCGCAAAATTAAAGAAAAATACACGTTGCTTGAAATATGTCGTCAGCCCGAGCTGGCGGCAGAAGTGACCTTAATGCCCGTGCGCAAGCTCGGGGTGGACGCTGCTATTTTATATTCTGATATTATGAATCCGGTAGCCTCGCTGGGGGTTGATTTTGATATTGTCAAAAATATTGGTCCGGTTATTGATAATCCGATTCGTACAGCCGCGGACGTGGATAAGCTGCGCCCGATTGATGTAGAACGAGATCTGGGTCATATTTTGGAAACGATCCGTATTTTGGACCGTGAGCTGGAGGTACCGCTGATTACGTTCGCCGGAGCTCCTTTTACAATTGCGAGTTATTTAATAGAAGGCAGACCGTCCAAGGGATATATCCGCACTAAAGCCATGATGTACGGAGAGCCTGAATTATGGCGTCGGCTGATGGACAAGCTTGGAGACATGGTTATTACATACATGCGTGCCCATATCGCTAACGGCGGCAAGGCATTTCAGCTCTTTGACAGCTGGGTAGGTGCGCTTGCGCCTCATGATTTCCAAACGTTTGTGCTGCCGACGATTACACGTATTTTCCATGAGCTGTCTGATCTGGACGTACCGAAAATTTATTTTCCGGGTGTAAGCTCCGGTGAGTTGCTTCCGCTGCTGGGCGGGGTAAAAGCCGATGTGATCGGACTGGACTGGCGGGTGAGTATACCTGAAGGACGCCGTCGTTTGGGTAATGCTTTTGGTGTGCAGGGAAATCTGGATCCTTACGTGCTCACAGCGCCGATAGATGTAATTAAACAGTATGCGAAAACGATTGTAGATGAAGGAATTCTGGAGCCGGGATATATTTTTAATCTGGGTCACGGTTTATTTCCAGAAGCTTCGTTAGATAAGCTGAGAGAGCTTACAGAGTATGTGCATGAGTATTCCCGTTCCGTTTTGACAAAGAAGTAA